In a genomic window of Bacillus rossius redtenbacheri isolate Brsri chromosome 4 unlocalized genomic scaffold, Brsri_v3 Brsri_v3_scf4_2, whole genome shotgun sequence:
- the LOC134542264 gene encoding glucose dehydrogenase [FAD, quinone]-like — protein sequence MEASCSFQDTEFLSGTCGANYSTFMTLVSLIIGSTKNISDPCRRLGRDGSEMPEVSTFDYVVVGSGPAGSVVASRLSEVPSWSVLLLEAGPEEPSATLVPSFFMSGAGTKLDWNYKTQPHENAFRSTNGVATWPRGKVVGGTIILEGNMYTRGHKNLYNRWEAEGNVGWGYDDLLPYFKKGESIQTSDVEKKYHGTEGPVSVGHFPYQPKLSKVIIEAAKERGLPHRDLTGSNQTGVSVALVMVKDGLRASPPRVYLRPNKARGNLRVSMNSHVTKVLIDSKTNTAHGVQFIDSKGVTKTALARKEVILSAGAIGSPQLLLLSGVGPAEDLKELGIDVKKDLPVGKNLHNHVSVTVSFTINDTATQDLTQDAVLQFINNRTGPLSSDGLTQVTFFKKTSYAEDDIPDIQGFFDGYSAACSRTGVAGECSDGSIGQTCGRRKLDSRPTNIYPRSRGYLKLNSTDPFDYPLIYGNYFSNETDVQVIIEGIKFILDMANTSALAAWDIRLDTTPVAGCKNLTFGSDKYWECVIRTNTNAENHQGGSCKMGPANDTSAVVDPELRVHGISRLRVVDASICPMVPNSNLTPFILAAAEKLADMIKKEALTDYLK from the coding sequence ATGGAGGCATCATGCAGTTTCCAGGACACCGAGTTTCTCTCCGGAACATGTGGAGCGAATTATTCCACCTTCATGACGCTGGTTTCTCTTATAATCGGCTCCACTAAAAATATCTCAGATCCATGTCGCCGACTCGGCAGGGATGGTTCTGAGATGCCAGAAGTCTCCACCTTCGACTATGTGGTGGTGGGTTCTGGACCAGCAGGTTCGGTGGTCGCCTCACGTCTCAGCGAGGTCCCATCGTGGTCGGTGCTGCTACTGGAGGCTGGTCCCGAGGAACCATCTGCCACCTTAGTGCCCTCCTTCTTCATGTCAGGCGCCGGCACGAAGCTGGACTGGAACTACAAGACACAACCTCACGAAAATGCCTTCCGCTCGACCAACGGTGTCGCCACTTGGCCCCGGGGAAAGGTGGTGGGTGGCACCATTATACTAGAAGGCAATATGTACACACGTGGCCACAAGAATTTATACAACAGATGGGAAGCTGAAGGAAATGTAGGTTGGGGATACGATGACCTCCTGCCATATTTTAAAAAGGGCGAATCTATCCAAACTTctgatgttgaaaaaaaataccaCGGCACCGAAGGGCCAGTATCCGTGGGTCACTTCCCATACCAGCCAAAGTTGTCGAAGGTGATCATTGAAGCTGCCAAGGAAAGAGGTTTGCCGCACAGGGACTTGACGGGATCAAACCAGACTGGGGTTTCTGTTGCGCTTGTCATGGTAAAGGATGGCCTTCGTGCCAGCCCGCCTAGAGTTTACCTTCGGCCCAACAAAGCTAGAGGAAACCTCCGTGTTTCGATGAACTCTCACGTCACCAAAGTCCTCATCGACTCGAAGACAAACACTGCACATGGAGTGCAGTTCATCGACAGCAAAGGTGTCACTAAAACTGCACTGGCCCGAAAAGAAGTTATCCTCTCAGCAGGAGCAATCGGATCTCCTCAACTTCTTCTGCTATCTGGAGTTGGTCCTGCCGAAGATCTAAAAGAATTGGGCATAGATGTGAAAAAGGATCTCCCTGTAGGCAAGAATCTTCACAATCATGTTTCTGTTACTGTAAGCTTCACTATTAATGATACTGCGACTCAAGATCTAACACAAGATGCAGTTTTGCAGTTCATTAATAACCGCACTGGCCCCTTGTCGAGTGATGGTCTCACGCAGGTCACGTTTTTCAAGAAGACTTCATATGCAGAAGATGACATTCCCGACATCCAGGGATTCTTTGACGGTTACTCTGCGGCCTGCTCGAGGACAGGGGTGGCTGGCGAGTGCTCCGATGGGAGTATCGGCCAAACATGTGGGAGGAGGAAGCTGGATTCTCGTCCCACCAACATTTATCCGCGCAGCAGGGGCTACCTCAAGCTGAACAGCACAGACCCCTTCGACTACCCCTTGATCTATGGAAACTACTTTAGTAATGAAACGGATGTGCAGGTCATCATTGAGGGTATAAAATTTATTCTAGATATGGCCAACACGAGTGCCTTGGCTGCATGGGACATACGTTTGGACACCACGCCTGTAGCTGGGTGCAAGAATTTGACGTTTGGATCTGACAAGTATTGGGAATGTGTAATCAGGACCAATACAAATGCTGAGAACCACCAAGGAGGCTCCTGCAAGATGGGGCCTGCCAACGATACAAGTGCTGTCGTCGACCCTGAGCTAAGGGTGCATGGCATATCACGGCTCAGGGTGGTGGATGCATCCATCTGCCCCATGGTTCCTAATTCGAACCTAACACCTTTCATACTAGCTGCAGCAGAAAAGTTAGCAGATATGATCAAGAAAGAAGCTTTGACTGATTACTTAAAATAA